In Naumovozyma dairenensis CBS 421 chromosome 2, complete genome, the following are encoded in one genomic region:
- the HSM3 gene encoding Hsm3p (similar to Saccharomyces cerevisiae HSM3 (YBR272C); ancestral locus Anc_1.333) produces the protein MSTIQDVESAAITPMLEELNTALESAIIPGDINKLIERCSLNLSTSIILKGDSKRLLANIKRMLLSDESENILDYELLLELLQSLIDVSSFDDVLEVFSTNDLLDALNSGITSIVRAACKIISKSYPKGIFASSLIIDIVLEIFFNLDTEISIINDIETLFKNLSSDELIRRRILVNNHPLLKKIKRDFEPKSFTRLIELLKIEYEFITPSEFDESLFVITINEIRKSIEKDIFIFISITNYYTSLVANIDAIGIHGTNHMWVISSIESTVYFYGDLFANLETYFEVKNFGLSYMFELFRQCSYQKNGELFHTIDKAYVKLSHDTPYILEFMAFVNPKYLFKFHQTLVHDFALVTPSRLGILRNIMADPDCFLLIEPKITSGNILALPYMEQMVLLEKMTQFKYGVEYLIQFLPQVMANLTQNLNGEVTEPETVELRREAVEHLLQFGEPVLNVWYNPLRKLYGRIVNGDNYEKKVEPKLASAYL, from the coding sequence ATGTCTACCATACAAGATGTAGAAAGTGCTGCTATCACACCTATGCtagaagaattaaataCAGCCCTTGAATCTGCAATAATACCGGgtgatataaataaattaatagaGAGATGTTCTTTAAATCTAAGCACATCGATAATCCTTAAAGGTGACTCCAAACGTTTATTAGCgaatataaaaagaatgTTATTATCAGACGAAtcagaaaatattttagatTATGAACTGCTACTGGAATTGTTACAAAGTTTGATTGACGTTTCTTCATTTGATGATGTTTTGGAAGTATTTTCGACTAATGATCTCCTAGATGCTTTGAACTCTGGAATAACGTCCATAGTGAGAGCTGCGTGTAAGATCATCTCTAAGTCGTATCCGAAGGGAATATTTGcatcttcattaattattgatatcgttttggaaatatttttcaatttagatACTGagatatcaataattaatgatattgagACACTGTTTAAGAACTTATCATCGGATGAATTGATTAGAAGAAGGATACTCGTTAATAATCATccattattaaagaaaattaaaaggGATTTTGAACCAAAATCATTCACAAGATTGATAGAGTTATTGAAAATCGAGTATGAGTTCATTACACCTtctgaatttgatgaaagtttatttgtaataaccattaatgaaataagGAAATCAATAGAAAAGgacatatttatttttattagcATTACAAATTACTATACATCATTGGTAGCAAATATCGACGCCATTGGCATACATGGAACCAATCATATGTGGGTAATAAGCTCGATAGAATCAACAGTATATTTCTATGGTGATTTGTTTGCCAATTTAGAAACATATTTTGAGGTTAAGAATTTTGGATTATCGTATATGTTTGAATTATTCCGCCAATGTTCGTACCAAAAGAATGGGGAGTTGTTTCATACTATAGATAAAGCATATGTTAAATTATCTCATGATACTCCTTATATATTGGAATTTATGGCATTCGTCAACccaaaatatttgtttaaatttcatcaaacTTTAGTGCACGATTTTGCATTAGTAACTCCTTCTAGATTAGGGATcttaagaaatattatgGCAGATCCAGACTGTTTCCTGCTAATAGAACCCAAAATTACTTCAGGCAACATACTGGCACTCCCATATATGGAACAAATGGTTTTACTGGAAAAAATGACGCAGTTTAAATATGGTGTCGAatatttgattcaatttttaCCGCAGGTCATGGCCAATTTAACTCAAAACTTAAATGGTGAGGTTACTGAACCTGAAACTGTTGAACTGAGGAGGGAGGCCGTAGAGCATTTGTTACAATTTGGTGAACCAGTTTTAAATGTTTGGTATAATCCTTtaagaaaattatatgGTAGAATAGTTAATGGTGATAACTATGAAAAGAAAGTAGAACCAAAATTGGCAAGTGCATATTTATAA
- the EFM2 gene encoding S-adenosylmethionine-dependent methyltransferase (similar to Saccharomyces cerevisiae YBR271W; ancestral locus Anc_1.325), translating to MFDPLDLYSPDEQVQLEKITEATTIFTKLHQDDPVVVITAVNDNRIDGIKAQEEDEDEEEEDSIIDILDLPPATYATPQASLCVLLLLKPDKQVNFNTSNDDYDDSTNSKSVEIICKEKEISSELLSSLLTWYTDLWPNSRLNTELKICTRIPRLRSYGQKELLLNYYTSLLKKYDNCNEDYINDQIVKELSLRISENCGRSAQPSMTRDFNLQNLVHVIQLYEPSLTADNLGWKTWGSSLILSQELVNDLETNKNNKKSKSIRRVLELGAGTGLVGIAWACKWRQLYGNESIEMFVTDLPDIVTNLRKNVQNNDLDDFVVADVLDWTNPEDFIKKYSDEKFDTILIADPIYSPNHPEWVVNMICKFLAINGRCHLEIPLRAKYALEREKLSNLLEQHGLVVYNERSSEGMDDWGVVKYLYKEIGWDTTLTD from the coding sequence CCCGATGAACAGGTCCAATTAGAAAAAATCACTGAAGCAACGACCATCTTCACGAAATTGCATCAGGACGATCCTGTCGTAGTTATTACTGCTGTCAATGATAACAGAATAGATGGAATTAAAGCCCAGGAGGAAGAcgaagacgaagaagaagaagattccattattgatatattgGATCTTCCGCCTGCGACGTACGCCACACCCCAAGCTTCTTTGTGCGtcttattattgttaaaaCCAGATAAGCAGGTTAATTTCAATACGTCAAATGATGACTATGACGATTCCACAAATTCCAAATCAGTCGAAATTATttgtaaagaaaaagagaTTTCTTCTGAATTGCTCAGTTCATTACTGACCTGGTATACTGATCTTTGGCCTAATAGCAGGCTAAACACCGAGTTAAAAATATGCACCAGGATACCTAGATTAAGAAGTTATGGTcagaaagaattattattaaattattatacttCCTTactgaaaaaatatgataattGTAATGAGGATTACATAAATGATCAAATTGTTAAAGAACTAAGTTTAAGAATTTCTGAAAATTGTGGTAGATCAGCTCAACCATCTATGACCAGAGATTTtaatcttcaaaatttagTTCATGTCATTCAGCTTTATGAACCTTCATTGACTGCTGATAATTTAGGATGGAAAACTTGGGGATCATCCTTAATATTATCACAAGAACTAGTCAATGATTTAGAAACGaataaaaacaacaaaaaatcTAAATCTATAAGGCGTGTACTGGAATTAGGCGCAGGTACCGGACTTGTTGGAATAGCATGGGCATGTAAATGGAGACAATTGTATGGTAATGAAAGTATTGAAATGTTTGTCACAGATTTGCCTGATATTGTAACTAATTTGAGGAAAAATgttcaaaataatgatcTTGATGATTTTGTAGTAGCTGATGTTTTAGATTGGACAAATCCTGAAGattttatcaagaaatattcTGATGAGAAATTTGATACTATTTTGATTGCTGATCCTATCTATTCACCAAATCATCCCGAATGGGTTGTTAATATGATTTGTAAGTTTTTAGCTATAAATGGAAGATGTCATTTGGAGATACCTCTAAGGGCAAAATATGCTCTAGAAAGAGAGAAgttatcaaatttattggaaCAACATGGATTAGTAGTATATAATGAAAGATCGAGCGAGGGGATGGATGACTGGGGTGttgtaaaatatttatataaagagaTTGGTTGGGATACCACATTGACAGATTGA